AGCGGGCTGCCCATCATGGTCTACAACAATCCGCGCGGCTATGGGGTCGATATGACGCCCCAGCTGCTGGAGCAGCTGGCCGACGAGCCCACGCTGGCATGCATCAAGGAAGAGACCTACGACACCACGCGCGTCACCGATATCTACGCCCGCCTGGGCGACCGCTACACGGTGTTCTGCGGCGTCGACGACCTGGTGCTGGAAAGCGTGGCCCTGGGCGTCAAGGGTTGGGTGTCGGGCATGGCCAACGCGCTGCCCAAGGAATCCGTGCAGCTGCTGGATCTGGCGGTCAAGGGCGATTACGAAAACGCCCGCGTGCTGTATCGCAAGCTGATCAAGCTGTTCCACCTGGATACGCACGTCAAGCTGGTGCAGTACATCAAGCTGGCGGAAAGCGTCACGGCGGGCTATGCGGAAACGGTGCGCGAACCGCGCCTGCCCTTGACCGGCGCGGAGCGCGAAAGCACGCTGGCCATCATCCAGGAAACACTGGCCGCGCTGAAGACGGCATGACGCGGGCGAGGTAAGGCGCGCAGCCGGAAAAGTCCTGCAGCACGCCGGTGGCCGCCGTGTACAGCACGAAGGACGACGGGTCGCCCAGCAGGTAGCAGATGACGTGCAGCTCCCGCCGCGCCTTCCCGCCGTCCTCCGGGCGCGCCAGGTCGGCGCGCGCGACTTTTTCTTCGAAGGTCTCCTTGAAGGTCCTGCTGTAGAAGTAGTCGCGTTCGTGGTCTTCCAGCGTGTCGCGGGCCAGCCGCTGCATGAGCCCCAGACGCAGCCGGCCCGCGCTGTCCGCGTCGTCACAGGCGTCCTTGCAGGCGCCCTTGCAGGCGCCCTTGCCGGCGTCGCGAAGCAGGGAGGCCGCTTT
This genomic interval from Bordetella genomosp. 9 contains the following:
- a CDS encoding dihydrodipicolinate synthase family protein; protein product: MKVNWAGVFPAVTTKMKADQSLDHDAIAAGLERLLDSGVGGVVMMGMVGENASLAPEEKLTVLRIAKETIKGRVPIVSGLAETTTASAGRYAKEAERIGVDGLMVFPALTYKSDAAETMAFYRGVARSSGLPIMVYNNPRGYGVDMTPQLLEQLADEPTLACIKEETYDTTRVTDIYARLGDRYTVFCGVDDLVLESVALGVKGWVSGMANALPKESVQLLDLAVKGDYENARVLYRKLIKLFHLDTHVKLVQYIKLAESVTAGYAETVREPRLPLTGAERESTLAIIQETLAALKTA